The following are from one region of the Erwinia sp. SLM-02 genome:
- the panM gene encoding aspartate 1-decarboxylase autocleavage activator PanM: MKLTIIRLQHFSIQDHSDLQKIWPQADSHRLESQLDERHRLYAARFNERLLAAVQLVITGNEGRLSQLMVREVTRRRGVGLYLLEDTLAQNPHVTRWQIANDGTDGAEAIAAFMQAAGFQFDAELKCYIHQQSR; the protein is encoded by the coding sequence ATGAAGCTAACCATCATTCGCCTGCAACACTTCTCAATACAGGACCACAGCGATCTGCAAAAAATCTGGCCGCAGGCCGATTCCCACAGGCTGGAATCGCAGCTGGATGAACGGCATCGGCTGTATGCAGCGCGATTCAACGAACGCCTGCTGGCGGCGGTACAGCTGGTGATAACCGGTAATGAAGGCAGGCTGTCGCAGCTGATGGTGCGGGAAGTGACGCGCCGACGCGGGGTCGGCCTGTATCTGCTGGAGGATACGCTGGCGCAGAATCCGCATGTTACCCGCTGGCAGATAGCCAACGACGGGACGGACGGCGCTGAGGCGATCGCCGCCTTTATGCAGGCGGCGGGTTTTCAGTTTGATGCGGAACTAAAGTGCTACATCCACCAGCAGAGCAGATAG